The Myroides phaeus DNA segment AAGACGTTTTGCCACAGGAGATTTTAAATCCGAGAGCAGAGACAAGTGTTGTTACTTCATCTGTAAGTAATGATGCTCCAGAAGACGATTTAAAGCTGTTTTCATCAAGAAATGAAGAGCAAGCTATTCGTACAGCTTTAGAGAAAGTAAAGTTCAATAAAACGAAAGCTGCACAAGTTTTGGGAATTGACAGAAAAACACTTTACAACAAAATGAAGTTGTACAATATTGAGCTTTAAGACGATATTGACTAATCTGATTATATGTGAGGATTATAGATAAAAATAGAACAGCAGTAAGCAAATGTTTACTGCTGTTTTTTTATACTCTTTTTTCAGTGAAAGTCATTCGATAAGAGGAGGACTTCTTTTTAGGTGTTATTGTAATAATGAGTAGTTTACTGTTAATACTTGTCAGTTTATAAGGTGTTGCGCAGTGTTCTGCTTAAAATTACAAGGCGACAGTCTATGATTCTTGTGTTTTCTTTTTACCTTTGCAGTTATAATACGGAACAAGAGAACTATGGATATTCAAACATTGATTCATCAGAATTTAGATGAGCTGTTTTACTTAGCAGATAAGAAAGAAATTTTAAATACTGATTTAGTAGTTAAAATCGGAGCTTACGTTGGTGCTGCTGTTTTGAGAGGGCGTTTTGCTGATCAGAAAGAAGTAACTCAAGAAGAGGTAAATGGTGTATTTGGTATTATTGGTGATTTTTGTAAAGCGAGTTTCGGAGGTAGAAGCTTCTCAAAAGTACACTTTAAAAAGATGACTAAATTAGCATTGGAATTGATGCAAGAAACAACTTTTGACAATGATGTTGAAGCGTTTTTAGCAGAATTAAAGAAATAAGTAATTCACTTATAATAGGTGTTTTAAGAAAAGGGTGTCGTTATTGATACCCTTTTTTTTGTGGTTTATTGTAGCTTTTTTATGGGTATTTCGAGCCACTAAAACTTAGTGTATGAATGTTAATATTAGTGTTTTCTTGTCAAAAGTGGAAAAATAAGGTAACTTTCACACTCCTAACAAACATAATATGAAATTCAAACAAACAATTCAATCAAAGCAGACAGGTAAAATGAGTACGCTTTTAAAGCAACTTGGACTTGGTGTTTTTGTATTGAGTGCACTTACGACACAAGCACAAAAGAAGCCACTTGATCATTCTGTTTATGATGGTTGGCAAAATATAGGAGCGAGAGCTTTCTCTAATGACGGACAATGGGTTTTGTATGCTGTGAATCCACAGGAAGGCGATAAAACACTTTATATAGAAACGACAGATAAATCGAAGAAGTTAACTGTAAATAGAGGAGAGAAGCCTGTGTTTACAGGTGGTTCTGATTATTCTGTCTTTGCAATTAGACCGACGTTTGCCGACTTAAAAGCGGTGAAAACAAAGAAGAAGAAAGAAGATGAGATTGCAAAGGACTCATTGGGTATTTACAACTTAAAAACGGGAGCATTAGTAAAATACGCTAATGTTAAGTCGTTTAAAGTACCTGAGAAAAAAGGGGCACACTTAGCTTACCTTTTAGAACCTGTGAAAGACACAGCAAAGTCTAAAGACAAAAAGCCAGCTAAAAAAGCGGGTAAAGATACTCCGTTAGACTTGGTGTTGGAAAACCTACAAACAGGGGAAAAGATTACGTATAACAATGTAAGTGATTACTACTTTGATAGTGAGGGACAGTATTTAGTGTTTGTAACAAAGGATCCAAATGCTAAGAAGAAAGAGGATAAGAAAGACGACGCTAAGGAGGAAAAAACAGCTGAAACAACAGAAGAAGTTGCAGTTGTAGTTAACGAAAAAGAGGAAGACAAGAAAAAAGAGGAGGTTGCTGAAGAGGCAAAAGGTCCTTTTGGTGTGTTCGTTGTAGATTTAAAAACAAAGAAAGTAACAACTCTTTTGGAAGGAAAAGGGAAGTACACACAGTTTTCTTTTGATGATAAAGGAAAGCAGTTGGCTTTTGTAGGTACTGAGGATGAAGAGAAAGTATTGGTTAAAAAGTACACGCTTTATTACAGTGATTTGACAAAAGGGGCTACGGTTTTAGCAAATGACAAAACAAAGGGAATGCCTGCTAAGTGGGTATTGTCTGAAAACTATAAACCGAGATTTAGCAAAAACGGGCAACGTATGTTTATTGGTATTGCGCCAGAACCGATTGCTAAGGATACAACGCTTATTGCTGATGACCACGCGATAGTGGATATTTGGCACTTTAACGAAGATTACGTGCAACCACAGCAGTTGGCTAATTTAGATAGAGATTTGAAAAAGTCGTTTATGGCTTCAATGAACTTGAAAACAAAAGCGGGTATTGTCGCTTTGGCTAATGAGCGAGTGAATAGTACGCAATTGGTAGATGAGGGAAATGCAAACATCGTTTTCTCAAGTTCTGACTTCGGAAATAGAGTTTCTACACAGTGGGATATTTCTGGGGTACGTTCATACTATATCGTTGATGTAAATACAGGTAAACAAACGGAGGTTGTGGCTGATTTACGTGGTTCAGCACGTATTTCTCCAAATGGGAATGCCGTAGTGTATTACAATAATGTAGAAGGTAATTGGTATGCTTATGACGTGAAGTCAAAAGTAAAGAAACAATTGAATAAAGGGCTTAATGTATCGTTTGCAGATGAAACATTTGATATGCCTGATAATGCGTATTCTTATGGTATTCAAGGGTGGACAGACAATGATGAGTCTGTTTTAATTCGCGACCGCTTTGATATTTGGGAGTTTTTCTTGTCGAGTAATAAAGCGCCAAGAATGGTTACTAACGGATACGGACGTAAGAATAATATCGCTTTTGACTTGTTAAATGTAGAAGATGATAAACGTTCTTTCAGTAGAAATGAGCAATTAATCTTAGCTGCTTTTAATGAGAATACAAAAGAGGCGGGGTACTTTACAACGGAAGTGAAGAGTGCAAAAGAGCCACAATTGGTTACAATGCAACCTTATAACGGGTTTAGCTCGTTATTTAAAGCAAAAGACGCGGCTGTTTATGGTTATTTAAAAGGATCGTTTACAGAGTCTAACAACTTATACATCACTAAGGATTTGAAAAATGCAGTGCAACTAACAGCTATCAATCCACAACAAAGTGAGTATAACTGGGGAACAAATGAGTTAGTTCATTGGACTACACCTAAGGGGAATGAGGCAACGGGAGTGTTGTTTAAACCAGAGGATTTCAATCCAGCGAAGAAGTATCCGATGATTGTGTACTTTTATGAAAAACTGTCTGACAACCTACACCGTTATGAGTCGCCAGCACCAACGCCATCACGTTTGAATATTCCGTTTTTTGTAAGTAACGGGTATTTAGTGTTTACACCAGACGTTAGTTATGTTGACGGACATCCGGGTAAATCAGCAGAGGAGTATATCAACTCTGGGGTTGAGTATTTGAAAAAGAACAACTGGGTGAATGGTGATAAAATCGCTATTCAAGGACAAAGCTGGGGTGGTTATCAAGTGGCACACCTTATCACGGTTACAGATATGTATGCTGCAGCGTGGTCAGGAGCACCAGTGGTAAATATGACATCAGCCTATGGAGGTATCCGTTGGCAAAGTGGTATGAGTCGCCAATTCCAATATGAGAAAACACAGAGTAGAATTGGTAAAACACTTTGGGAAGGGTACGACTTATACGTTGAAAACTCGCCTTTATTCAATATGCCAAATGTGAAAACCCCCGTGGTAATTATGCACAATGACAACGATGGAGCTGTGCCGTGGTACCAAGGAATTGAAATGTTTATGGCTTTACGTCGTTTAGGAAAACCAGCTTGGATGTTGAATTACAACGGAGATGAGCACAATTTGATGAAACGTCAGAATAGAAAGGATATCCAAATTCGCCAACAACAATTCTTTGATTATTATCTAAAAGACGGTAAAGCACCGGTTTGGATGGTAAAAGGTGTACCAGCTACAATGAAAGGAAAAGATTGGGGATTTGAACTTACTGATGAACAAGTGAAATAATCCATTATTATAGCAAGAAAGGGCTATCTACAAGTGATGTAGATAGCCCTTTTTGTTTGTATAAAGCGCGAAATGTAAGACGTGAAACGTAATGCGTGAAACGTAAAACGTAATGCGTAAAACGTAATGCGTCGAAACAAAAACATCACAATTCAACTGATGCATAAAAACCCGAAATGTCATTACAAACAAAAACATCACAATTTAACCGATGCATAAAAACTCGAAATGTCATTACAAACAAAAACATCACAATTTAACCGATGCATAAAAAAACCGAAATGTCATTACAAACGAACATCACAATTTAACCGATGCATAAAAACCCGAAATGTCATTACAAACAAAAACATCACAATTCAACCGATGCATAAAAACCCGAAATGTCATTACAACCGAACATTACAATTTAACCATCGTAGGGGAATTATTATTCGCCCGCACGGCATACGACACGATGTATATCACGTATCCTTCCTGTTGTTTATGTATAAACAAACAATACTGTAAGACGTGAAAGGTGTTGAATTTGAAGTATATAAAAGTGAAAAGAGGTTACCTAATCAGGTTAACCTCTTTTCTATGATAAAATAATGTGGGGACATTTATTTTTGTTGTGGTAATGTGCTTATTCACCACTCTTTTTATTTGCTGTAACTGTAGGATTGCGTATAGCAAAACAAAAGTGAAAAGAGGTTAACTTATCACGTTAACCTCTTTTCGTATAATAACAATATGGGTGCACTTATTTTTGTTGTGGTAACGTTCTCGTTAACCATCCTCTTTTATTAGCTGTTGCAATAGCATAAGGCGTAATCCAGAACAATGTAAATGTGTAGAATAAGCTATATGGGTATGCCCAAAACGACTCAGCCACGCTATATCTCTTAGAGTAAAAGAATACTTGAATACTTGAAAAGATAAAGATACTTACCAAAGCAGAACTGATGAATAACAACGGTTGCGTGATGATGAAGTACAGCATTAAGAATGTCATTGGATAAGCCATAATAACACGTAACCATTGGTTTAGCAATAAGATTCTCGGACCTACTTTTGAACCTTCTCTAAAGTTGGTAAAAGCAAACTTACTCATCATAATATTTTCACGTACGTTACTTCTTTCCCAACGGATAAACATCTTGTACAAGTTTTTATACTCTTCAGGAGTGTTTGTCAATACATAAGCATTTCGTTGAAACAGCACGTGGTATCCTTGTTTCAGAATCATATTAGTCATTGCTCTATCTTCACCGATGTCAGATGGTTGCCCCATAAATGTTTGGGTAATCCAATCTTCTAAACAGTTCATCACCGCTACTCGTCTATAAGCCGCTAAGGCACCAGGAGTACATAATACTGAACCTAAGGCACTCTGCGCAGAACGAATAAACTCAAAACTAAACACAAAACTCACGTTTAGCATTTTAGGTATAATACCATCTTTTGTGTTTAATACACGTACGTTTCCACCCACAGCACCACATTTTTCATTGGTTACAAATGGGCTAACAAGGTTTCTAAGGGTGTCTTTCTTAACGATTGAGTCACTGTCAACCGTAATAAATACATCTCCTTTTCCAATGTTGAAACCTCTGTAAAGAGCGTGTCTCTTACCTTGGTTTTTGGGTTGTTGTAAAATAGTTACTCTATCTCCTAATTCCTCTTTTGCTTTCAACATCCACTGCCAAGTGTCGTCTTTACTACCATCGTCAATAGAAATAATCTCCAACTTTTCAGCAGGGTAGTTTCCTTTTACCAAGCTATAAAGCGTTTCATAAACTAATTTCCCTTCGTTATAAGCAGGTACAAGAACCGTACACGTTGGCAACTCCTCATCACTTACAGAAGCAACAGGTTTATAGCGGAAATACAGATAAACAATATAAAGTAAGAACGCGATTTGTATGCTTAGTAGAACAATTCCCAGATTAATGATAAACGTTCCCCAAACAGACTCTAAACGCTCTAAATGTAATTTCTCAAAGTGTGGTTGTAATTGATAAACTAAGATTACCCCAATAGTCATTACCATAAAAGTTCCTAATAATACTAAGTAATCTGTTGTGTTTAAACTCTTGTCTACAAACTTGCCCCAAAAACTCTTTTTAGGTTGTTTGTTTTCTACGGTTTCGATGTTTTTATCAGTGCGCATAATATTGTATTTAAGTGGTTTGTTTTTGCCGATTGTTCAAAGAGAAAAGCTTTAGCATAAATTCAGTAAAGCGAGGTTTAATCCTCAAGGATGACTTTACTTAAAAGGTGGTGATATGTTAAAAAAACAGTCCTTTGCTTTCATTCGGTACTTACATAGGTTCAATAGTTGTGCCAACGCCTAAAATGGGGAGTAGAGGGCATTTCATCAAAAAAAAACTACACTATGTAGAGATATAGGCAACGCTTTGAGGTATAATTACTCTATGAGAATTGTAGAGAAAGTCCTCATTATTAGATATTAACTTAAAATTTAGAAAGTGAATATGGAAGAAGGTAGGGGAAATAAAAAAGGAGCTGACTTCGCATTAAGTCAGCTCCTTTGTCTGTTGTAAATGGCCAAAAATCTGTTGTTTACACATCATTTTACCACTATTGATGTTCGTGTTTAAATAAGTATTGTTTACTTTATTTACCAGGATATGTCAGCTCAAATTAATATTGTTTACAGCTTGTTTTTATACACCTTACCATCCTTAATAATCAGCAATATTTTATTTGCTGGGTCTTGTAAGATGTCGATGTTTTCAAGCGGACTCTCATCTAATAAAATGATATCAGCATAAGCCCCTTCAGCAATCACACCCAAATCAGCAGGATACGGATTTCGTGGTCCGCTTAACTTCAGCAATTGGGCATTGTCATACGTAGCCATCTTTAAGATTTCATAGTTTGAAAACCACTGTTTCAAACGCAATAATATTTTGTTTTGAATTAACGGGTCTTTCGGACGTGTAACCAGGTCAGTACCAAAAGCTAATTTCACTTTGTGTTTCTTAGCCCATTTGTACACATTATCAGTTCCTGTTCCCACATATTCCTTATTTGCTTTTTGCAATGGGTCTGTATAATTACTTGAATCAGAGTCAAAAGGTTGCATACTCAACCAAACCCCTTTATCTGCTAATAATTTTACCGTAGCCTCGTCTAACAAATGACCGTGGTCTATACACTTCACCCCAGCTTCTACAGCTTGTCTAACCGCATTAGCTGTATAAGCGTGCACGGTTACATACGTACCCCAGTTGTCAGTCGCTTTCACAGCAGCTCTAATTTCCTCAACTGTATATTGCGTTGCGTCTAACGGATCGTAGATAGTCGCAACTCCACCACCAGCCATTACCTTAATCTGAGAAGCCCCTTTTCTAAGTTGGTCTCTCGTAGCTACAGTAACTTCATATTCTCCATCAGCTACTACACTACCACCAAGGGTTTGAAAACGAGGAGGAGTATGGTCTAACATACGCGGTTCAGCCCAAGGGAAATTAGCATCTCCGTGTCCCCCTGTTTGTGAAATCATTGCCTCACTTGGGTAAATACGCGGTCCCTTGTTTAGCCCCATATCATTCGCTTGTTTAATCCCCGTTACGTGTCCCCCTAAATCGCGAACAGTCGTAAAACCGCGTTGTAGCGTGTTCTCAGACTCCTTTGCCGCATTGATAAAA contains these protein-coding regions:
- a CDS encoding metal-dependent hydrolase family protein encodes the protein MFKSIKKIGFTLVLSSFAFVMNAQNGIVLENVEIFNGKDQKTTKGSVLIENNKITKVSTGKIDTNNNPQIQVIDGKGKFVMPGLIDAHWHSFLAANSNQMIMLGDESFLFINAAKESENTLQRGFTTVRDLGGHVTGIKQANDMGLNKGPRIYPSEAMISQTGGHGDANFPWAEPRMLDHTPPRFQTLGGSVVADGEYEVTVATRDQLRKGASQIKVMAGGGVATIYDPLDATQYTVEEIRAAVKATDNWGTYVTVHAYTANAVRQAVEAGVKCIDHGHLLDEATVKLLADKGVWLSMQPFDSDSSNYTDPLQKANKEYVGTGTDNVYKWAKKHKVKLAFGTDLVTRPKDPLIQNKILLRLKQWFSNYEILKMATYDNAQLLKLSGPRNPYPADLGVIAEGAYADIILLDESPLENIDILQDPANKILLIIKDGKVYKNKL
- a CDS encoding prolyl oligopeptidase family serine peptidase codes for the protein MKFKQTIQSKQTGKMSTLLKQLGLGVFVLSALTTQAQKKPLDHSVYDGWQNIGARAFSNDGQWVLYAVNPQEGDKTLYIETTDKSKKLTVNRGEKPVFTGGSDYSVFAIRPTFADLKAVKTKKKKEDEIAKDSLGIYNLKTGALVKYANVKSFKVPEKKGAHLAYLLEPVKDTAKSKDKKPAKKAGKDTPLDLVLENLQTGEKITYNNVSDYYFDSEGQYLVFVTKDPNAKKKEDKKDDAKEEKTAETTEEVAVVVNEKEEDKKKEEVAEEAKGPFGVFVVDLKTKKVTTLLEGKGKYTQFSFDDKGKQLAFVGTEDEEKVLVKKYTLYYSDLTKGATVLANDKTKGMPAKWVLSENYKPRFSKNGQRMFIGIAPEPIAKDTTLIADDHAIVDIWHFNEDYVQPQQLANLDRDLKKSFMASMNLKTKAGIVALANERVNSTQLVDEGNANIVFSSSDFGNRVSTQWDISGVRSYYIVDVNTGKQTEVVADLRGSARISPNGNAVVYYNNVEGNWYAYDVKSKVKKQLNKGLNVSFADETFDMPDNAYSYGIQGWTDNDESVLIRDRFDIWEFFLSSNKAPRMVTNGYGRKNNIAFDLLNVEDDKRSFSRNEQLILAAFNENTKEAGYFTTEVKSAKEPQLVTMQPYNGFSSLFKAKDAAVYGYLKGSFTESNNLYITKDLKNAVQLTAINPQQSEYNWGTNELVHWTTPKGNEATGVLFKPEDFNPAKKYPMIVYFYEKLSDNLHRYESPAPTPSRLNIPFFVSNGYLVFTPDVSYVDGHPGKSAEEYINSGVEYLKKNNWVNGDKIAIQGQSWGGYQVAHLITVTDMYAAAWSGAPVVNMTSAYGGIRWQSGMSRQFQYEKTQSRIGKTLWEGYDLYVENSPLFNMPNVKTPVVIMHNDNDGAVPWYQGIEMFMALRRLGKPAWMLNYNGDEHNLMKRQNRKDIQIRQQQFFDYYLKDGKAPVWMVKGVPATMKGKDWGFELTDEQVK
- a CDS encoding glycosyltransferase, with product MRTDKNIETVENKQPKKSFWGKFVDKSLNTTDYLVLLGTFMVMTIGVILVYQLQPHFEKLHLERLESVWGTFIINLGIVLLSIQIAFLLYIVYLYFRYKPVASVSDEELPTCTVLVPAYNEGKLVYETLYSLVKGNYPAEKLEIISIDDGSKDDTWQWMLKAKEELGDRVTILQQPKNQGKRHALYRGFNIGKGDVFITVDSDSIVKKDTLRNLVSPFVTNEKCGAVGGNVRVLNTKDGIIPKMLNVSFVFSFEFIRSAQSALGSVLCTPGALAAYRRVAVMNCLEDWITQTFMGQPSDIGEDRAMTNMILKQGYHVLFQRNAYVLTNTPEEYKNLYKMFIRWERSNVRENIMMSKFAFTNFREGSKVGPRILLLNQWLRVIMAYPMTFLMLYFIITQPLLFISSALVSIFIFSSIQVFFYSKRYSVAESFWAYPYSLFYTFTLFWITPYAIATANKRGWLTRTLPQQK